Below is a genomic region from Citrobacter tructae.
CATCTTTTATTCAATCTCTAAATAGCTCTCTTACAATGCATGAAGAATTAGCTTATCACGGGAATTATGATGAGTTAAAAAACGATTACTGTTATGCCCGATATTTGTTTTTCTCTTCAAAAGATATACCAAATAAAACCTCCCACATGTACAATTCGACATTTCAACATGTCGATGATATGTCACACTCAATAAATAACTTGAAAGTGGCTCAATTGAAATCAGCATTCAGAGTTGTATATTAAATCTTCGATAAAGTCGCATATCTTATTAGCCGTTTCTTCGATTTAAATGATCTAAAGCATGACAAAAAAATCAGCATTGACAATTTATTTCGAGATTTCACAGGTAAAAATAATGGTGAA
It encodes:
- a CDS encoding LA2681 family HEPN domain-containing protein — translated: MHEELAYHGNYDELKNDYCYARYLFFSSKDIPNKTSHMYNSTFQHVDDMSHSINNLKVAQLKSAFRVVY